A region of Saccharococcus thermophilus DNA encodes the following proteins:
- a CDS encoding flagellar hook-associated protein 2 — protein sequence MASTMHISGLASGMDIDKMVSDLMKAERMPLDKLYQKKQILEWQRDDYRSMNTLLQDLDNYIFNNLTLQSNMLKKKAESSDDSVVSATANASAANISTTINVTQIATSATWISADRVDSITVDTDTTLTINVTNGDGNPPATNPVTITVKAGATLDSVISQLNNDPNLGVTVFRDTQTGKIVITKKDTGSKASLVIGDDITAAFFQKLGFTNAANGRKLEDTNGDGNVNAQDSFIAGTDAQFTINGFTTSRSTNTFTINGVTYTLKNKGTATITTSTDTDAMFNAIKGFVDKYNDTIDKINAKLKEERYRDYPPLTDEQKQAMTDKQIELWEEKAKSGLLRGDSILSSGLSKMRMDLYTKVEGSNIASGFSQLTEIGITTSPNYLDGGKLIIDEAKLRGKIQENPDAIYQLFNNYNTNDKTKTSYSEKGIALRLRDTIKDTIGKIEQKAGNTLWTNQQFAIGRDLNDINDQIKRFEDHLKDVEDRYWREFTAMEEAINNANSQATYLMNAFGGGAR from the coding sequence ATGGCAAGTACGATGCATATTAGTGGTCTTGCGAGTGGAATGGACATTGACAAAATGGTCAGTGATTTAATGAAAGCGGAGCGGATGCCGCTCGATAAATTGTATCAAAAAAAGCAAATTTTAGAGTGGCAGCGCGATGATTACCGTTCAATGAATACGTTACTTCAAGATTTGGACAATTATATTTTCAACAATTTAACATTGCAAAGCAATATGTTAAAAAAGAAGGCCGAAAGCTCTGATGACAGCGTGGTAAGTGCAACAGCTAATGCTTCGGCTGCGAATATAAGTACAACGATAAACGTAACGCAAATTGCGACATCAGCGACTTGGATTTCCGCGGATCGTGTAGATAGTATAACCGTTGATACGGATACAACGTTGACTATCAATGTTACTAACGGCGATGGGAATCCCCCTGCCACCAATCCGGTGACGATTACGGTAAAAGCCGGTGCTACACTGGATTCTGTCATTTCTCAGTTAAATAATGATCCTAACTTAGGGGTTACAGTGTTCCGGGATACGCAGACAGGTAAAATTGTTATCACAAAGAAAGATACTGGGTCAAAAGCAAGCTTAGTTATTGGTGACGATATTACGGCTGCATTTTTTCAAAAGCTGGGCTTTACCAATGCTGCTAATGGACGTAAACTTGAGGATACCAACGGTGATGGGAATGTTAACGCACAAGATAGCTTCATTGCGGGAACTGATGCACAATTTACAATCAACGGTTTTACAACAAGTCGTTCTACGAATACATTTACGATCAACGGTGTCACGTATACGCTGAAAAACAAGGGAACGGCAACGATTACCACATCAACTGATACGGACGCGATGTTTAACGCAATTAAAGGATTTGTCGACAAATACAACGACACAATCGACAAAATCAACGCCAAGCTGAAAGAAGAACGCTATCGTGATTATCCGCCGCTTACCGATGAACAAAAACAAGCGATGACGGACAAGCAAATTGAGCTTTGGGAAGAAAAAGCGAAAAGCGGTCTGTTGCGCGGCGATTCGATTTTATCGAGCGGTCTAAGCAAGATGCGGATGGACCTTTACACAAAAGTGGAAGGTTCTAATATTGCCAGTGGATTTTCCCAACTTACAGAAATTGGTATTACTACTTCTCCTAACTACCTAGATGGTGGTAAGCTAATTATTGATGAGGCAAAGCTTCGCGGGAAAATCCAAGAAAATCCGGATGCAATTTACCAACTATTTAATAACTACAACACCAATGATAAGACAAAAACTAGTTACTCCGAAAAAGGGATCGCCCTCCGTTTACGTGATACAATCAAAGATACGATCGGCAAAATTGAACAAAAAGCCGGGAATACGCTTTGGACGAACCAGCAGTTTGCGATTGGCCGCGATTTAAATGATATTAACGACCAAATTAAACGTTTTGAAGACCATCTCAAAGACGTCGAAGACCGCTATTGGCGGGAGTTTACGGCGATGGAGGAAGCGATTAATAACGCGAATTCACAAGCCACGTACCTTATGAACGCCTTTGGCGGAGGCGCCCGATAA
- the flaG gene encoding flagellar protein FlaG: MTVERVSSHSLSYLYENVHKEKASNMIPSPTQNQNDTNTFGTPQQEIPKEKLEEVVKGLNEFLQPSHTTLKFKLHDELQEYYVQIIDERTNEVIREIPPKKLLDMYAAMMEFVGLIVDKKI, encoded by the coding sequence ATGACGGTGGAGCGGGTTTCTTCCCATTCTCTTTCTTATTTGTATGAGAATGTTCACAAGGAAAAAGCCAGCAACATGATACCATCGCCAACACAGAATCAGAATGATACCAACACCTTCGGAACTCCGCAGCAAGAAATCCCGAAAGAAAAGCTGGAAGAAGTCGTCAAAGGCTTGAACGAATTTCTACAACCGAGCCATACAACGCTAAAGTTTAAGTTGCATGACGAGTTACAGGAATATTACGTACAAATTATTGACGAGCGGACAAATGAGGTCATTCGCGAAATTCCGCCGAAAAAGCTATTGGATATGTACGCGGCGATGATGGAATTTGTCGGCTTGATTGTTGATAAAAAAATTTAA
- a CDS encoding IS256 family transposase, whose translation MSKSIPNVDWANQLESVIRQFVKEKLELIMREEIKNFLEIEQAGTSNMRNGYYQRNLDTQYGRIEGLLVPRDRNGEFQTQLFAPYQRHTGWLEEAIIRMYQSGMSTREIGKFIERILGSTYSPATISRITDVVKEDIEKWHTRPLHKRYSVLYLDGLYVKLRRETVEKEVIYVVLGVNEEGYREILDFFVGGQESAYVWQEILQHLYQRGAKEVLLGIFDGLPGLEEAFKAVYPKADVQRCVVHKVRNTLHRVRKKDQFEVAEDLRLIYRAPNKEMALQMFQQFESKWSSKYPREVQSWANELDVLLTFMDYPSSIRSVIYTTNAIERTIKEIRKRLKPMNSLNSLEAAEKIVYLTIQDFNEKWAGRKLRGFAEAQEALERMFEERYH comes from the coding sequence GGGCAAATCAACTGGAAAGTGTCATTCGTCAGTTTGTAAAGGAAAAATTAGAACTGATCATGCGGGAAGAAATCAAGAATTTCCTCGAAATAGAACAGGCCGGAACATCAAATATGAGAAACGGCTACTATCAACGAAATCTAGATACGCAATATGGCCGGATTGAAGGTCTTTTGGTCCCTAGAGACCGAAACGGAGAATTTCAAACACAGTTGTTTGCCCCTTACCAACGGCACACCGGCTGGCTGGAGGAAGCAATCATTAGGATGTACCAAAGTGGCATGAGTACACGGGAAATTGGCAAGTTTATCGAACGAATTCTAGGAAGCACCTATTCTCCTGCGACGATCAGCCGTATTACCGATGTCGTGAAGGAAGACATCGAGAAATGGCACACTCGTCCACTGCACAAGCGTTATTCCGTCTTATATTTGGATGGTTTATACGTAAAACTTCGTCGCGAAACCGTGGAGAAAGAAGTCATTTATGTGGTGTTAGGGGTGAACGAAGAAGGATATCGCGAAATTCTTGATTTCTTTGTGGGAGGACAAGAAAGCGCCTATGTATGGCAGGAAATTCTTCAACACCTCTACCAAAGAGGCGCCAAGGAAGTGCTTCTGGGCATATTCGATGGACTACCAGGGTTGGAGGAAGCCTTTAAGGCGGTTTATCCGAAAGCCGATGTGCAGCGTTGTGTCGTTCACAAAGTCCGTAACACGCTCCATCGTGTTCGGAAAAAAGACCAATTTGAAGTGGCCGAGGATCTCAGGCTGATTTATCGCGCGCCGAATAAGGAGATGGCGTTACAGATGTTTCAACAGTTTGAGTCGAAATGGTCAAGCAAGTATCCGAGAGAAGTTCAATCTTGGGCCAATGAGTTGGATGTCCTCCTTACATTTATGGATTATCCAAGCAGTATTCGAAGTGTGATTTACACGACGAATGCCATTGAACGAACGATCAAGGAGATTCGGAAACGTCTAAAGCCGATGAACAGTTTGAATAGTTTAGAAGCCGCTGAAAAAATCGTATATTTGACCATTCAAGATTTTAATGAGAAATGGGCAGGGCGAAAGTTGCGAGGATTTGCCGAAGCACAGGAAGCCCTCGAGCGAATGTTTGAAGAACGTTATCATTAA
- the fliS gene encoding flagellar export chaperone FliS — translation MATNNPYQNYQTNAVQTASPGELTLMLYNGCLKFIKLARKAIEENNISARNENLIKAQNIIQELMVTLNMEYDVAKSMMLMYDYIYRRLVEANVKNDAAILDEVEGYVTEFRDTWKQVIQINRQRQYAQGGQA, via the coding sequence ATGGCAACGAACAATCCGTATCAAAACTACCAAACGAACGCGGTGCAGACGGCGTCGCCAGGCGAGCTGACATTGATGTTATACAACGGCTGCTTAAAGTTTATTAAACTAGCGCGCAAAGCGATCGAAGAAAACAATATTTCCGCGCGAAACGAAAACTTGATCAAGGCGCAAAACATTATTCAAGAGCTGATGGTGACGCTGAATATGGAATATGACGTAGCGAAATCGATGATGCTCATGTACGATTACATTTACCGTCGGCTTGTCGAAGCGAACGTGAAAAACGACGCGGCAATTTTGGATGAAGTCGAAGGGTATGTGACCGAGTTTCGCGATACGTGGAAGCAAGTGATTCAAATTAATCGGCAGCGTCAATACGCGCAAGGCGGGCAGGCGTAA
- a CDS encoding flagellar protein FliT, which yields MSVVTELFHLTKELRDLVCAPVQAEKRGETIETIKRLLAEREELLRELRPPYSEEEQRLGRQIVLWNQEIDAQLRELKRQIQRDLTMIRQKKIANHHYVNPYGQSLAIDGMFYDKKR from the coding sequence ATGAGCGTCGTGACCGAGTTATTTCATTTGACGAAAGAGCTGCGTGATCTCGTGTGCGCGCCTGTTCAGGCAGAAAAGCGCGGGGAGACGATTGAAACGATCAAGCGGCTGCTTGCCGAACGGGAGGAGCTGTTACGGGAGCTTCGTCCGCCGTATAGTGAGGAAGAACAGCGCCTTGGCAGACAAATCGTGCTTTGGAATCAAGAAATTGATGCGCAGTTGCGGGAGCTGAAGCGGCAAATTCAGCGCGATTTAACGATGATTCGCCAGAAGAAAATAGCGAATCATCATTACGTGAATCCGTATGGGCAGTCTTTAGCAATAGACGGAATGTTTTACGATAAAAAACGATAG